The following coding sequences are from one Candidatus Borkfalkia ceftriaxoniphila window:
- a CDS encoding helix-turn-helix domain-containing protein, with translation MINKFAERIKEQLILKGKNQAELSRAIKVSGATVSEWINGKKQPTADNIILVADYFDVSADYLLGRTE, from the coding sequence ATGATAAATAAATTTGCTGAAAGAATAAAAGAACAACTTATTTTAAAAGGAAAAAATCAAGCAGAATTATCTCGCGCGATTAAAGTATCTGGAGCGACAGTTTCCGAATGGATAAATGGTAAAAAGCAGCCGACCGCCGACAATATCATTTTAGTTGCAGATTATTTCGACGTTTCAGCCGATTATTTACTCGGCAGAACAGAATAA
- the recF gene encoding DNA replication/repair protein RecF (All proteins in this family for which functions are known are DNA-binding proteins that assist the filamentation of RecA onto DNA for the initiation of recombination or recombinational repair.) — MRIKKLLLKNFRNYGEEVFGFDEGLNVLYGKNAQGKTNCAEAVFYLCTGASPRAKKDKQLIKSGEESAYIRAEAEGRYGSVTIEANVYENKREVRVNGVKISKNADLLGNINSVFFSPGELRLIQDGPEERRRFLNVSNSQMSRSYYTALIRYNKILEQRNALLKNRDIELIYETLPVWDAQLAHYAAELVDKRKEYLEMLAPLAQEKHAYLTDNAEKLEISAEKCYGKNAMETEQALFAEFSSNYERDIRLGFTASGPHRDDIKVLIDGVEARVYGSQGQTRTAALAVKLAEVEIFRQISGEYPVLILDDVMSELDLSRRKKLIGKIDGIQTILTCTHTEKVLYGKECNKIRIANGKIISSSRK; from the coding sequence ATGCGCATAAAAAAATTATTGTTAAAAAATTTCAGAAATTACGGCGAAGAGGTTTTCGGGTTTGACGAAGGGCTCAACGTGCTGTACGGGAAAAATGCGCAGGGAAAGACCAACTGCGCCGAAGCCGTGTTCTATCTGTGCACGGGCGCTTCGCCGCGCGCCAAAAAGGACAAACAACTCATCAAGAGCGGCGAAGAATCCGCCTATATCCGCGCCGAGGCGGAAGGGCGCTACGGTTCGGTGACGATCGAGGCGAACGTCTACGAAAACAAGCGCGAAGTGCGCGTCAACGGCGTGAAGATCTCCAAAAACGCCGACCTTCTGGGCAATATCAACAGCGTATTTTTCAGCCCGGGGGAACTACGGCTCATTCAGGACGGGCCCGAAGAGCGCAGAAGGTTTCTGAACGTATCCAACTCGCAGATGTCGAGAAGTTATTATACGGCGCTCATACGCTACAATAAAATTCTGGAACAGCGCAACGCGCTCCTAAAAAACCGCGATATCGAACTGATCTACGAAACGCTGCCCGTCTGGGACGCGCAGTTGGCGCATTACGCGGCGGAACTCGTCGATAAACGCAAGGAATATCTGGAAATGCTCGCGCCTCTGGCGCAGGAAAAGCACGCGTATCTGACGGATAACGCCGAAAAACTGGAAATTTCCGCGGAAAAGTGCTACGGCAAAAACGCGATGGAAACGGAGCAGGCGCTGTTTGCGGAATTTTCCTCCAACTACGAGCGCGACATACGGCTGGGATTTACCGCGTCGGGACCGCACCGCGACGATATCAAGGTGCTGATCGACGGGGTGGAAGCGCGCGTGTACGGCTCGCAGGGGCAGACGCGCACGGCGGCGCTCGCGGTGAAACTTGCGGAAGTGGAAATTTTCAGACAGATTTCGGGCGAGTATCCCGTATTGATCTTAGACGACGTGATGAGCGAACTCGACCTGTCACGCCGCAAAAAACTGATCGGCAAGATCGACGGGATCCAGACCATTCTCACCTGCACGCACACGGAAAAGGTGCTCTACGGAAAAGAATGCAACAAAATACGCATCGCGAACGGGAAGATTATTTCAAGTTCACGGAAATGA
- the rnc gene encoding ribonuclease III: protein MKPENVSRIEQKIGYVFKDKKLLKVCFSHSSYTNEHGGENNERLEFLGDALLGAFVADFLFQTTRDNEGKMTEKRKALVAAAPLKTAIERMGLQKFILAGGDGQNVGEKAISSLFEAIVAGIYVDGGADAAKNFINDKLLSVTDTHDSNYKGRLQEFLQYRKLENARYELIAKSGEEHAPVFTVRVYAANVTGEGSGKRQRDAEHAAAKDALSKLERHGEKNAH, encoded by the coding sequence ATGAAGCCTGAAAACGTTTCCCGCATCGAACAAAAGATAGGATATGTTTTCAAGGATAAAAAATTATTGAAAGTATGCTTTTCCCATTCGTCGTACACCAACGAGCACGGGGGAGAAAACAACGAGAGACTGGAATTTTTGGGAGACGCGCTCCTGGGCGCGTTCGTGGCGGATTTTCTCTTTCAGACCACCCGCGACAACGAGGGAAAAATGACGGAAAAGCGCAAGGCGCTCGTGGCTGCGGCGCCGTTAAAGACGGCGATCGAGCGGATGGGGCTGCAAAAGTTCATCCTCGCCGGCGGCGACGGGCAAAACGTAGGGGAAAAAGCGATATCCAGTCTGTTCGAAGCGATCGTGGCGGGGATCTATGTGGACGGCGGCGCGGACGCCGCGAAAAATTTCATCAACGACAAACTGCTGTCAGTCACAGACACGCACGACAGCAATTATAAGGGAAGATTGCAGGAATTTCTGCAATACCGTAAACTGGAAAACGCGCGTTACGAACTCATCGCGAAATCAGGCGAAGAGCATGCGCCCGTCTTTACCGTGCGCGTGTACGCGGCGAACGTGACGGGCGAGGGCAGCGGCAAGCGCCAGCGCGACGCCGAGCACGCCGCCGCGAAGGACGCGCTTTCCAAACTCGAACGCCATGGGGAGAAAAACGCACATTGA
- the plsX gene encoding phosphate acyltransferase PlsX, whose protein sequence is MKIILDGMGGDHAPCEIVKGAVMALGQDKDLKVVITGDREQIESVLKSGGGSGHNALPLEYDKERLEIVHCTEVITNDDAPTLAIRKKKDSSLVVALKLLKEDEEAVGLVSAGSTGAVLTGALLRVGRIRGITRPAVCPVLPTAKGGNVVLVDAGANAECKPVNLVHFAIMGTAYARAKFGVEKPRVGLVSNGTEEHKGDPLHQETYRLLKELDCVDFVGNIEGRDIMGGDVDVAVCDGFSGNVALKTTEGTALAVMSILKEGIGSSFMAKIGYLFMRKVFKKLKNTLDYSKHGGAVLIGIDKVVVKSHGSSKAASVCASLLQAKETAENNLVGSIKELLSEVDLEALADEA, encoded by the coding sequence ATGAAAATTATTTTAGACGGAATGGGCGGAGATCACGCGCCCTGTGAGATCGTCAAGGGCGCGGTCATGGCGCTCGGACAGGATAAAGATTTAAAAGTCGTCATTACGGGCGATCGCGAACAGATCGAATCGGTCTTGAAAAGCGGCGGCGGCAGCGGGCACAACGCCTTGCCCCTCGAATACGATAAAGAACGTCTGGAGATCGTGCACTGCACGGAAGTCATCACCAACGACGACGCGCCGACCCTCGCCATCCGCAAGAAAAAGGATTCCTCGCTGGTGGTCGCCTTGAAACTTTTGAAAGAGGACGAAGAGGCCGTCGGGCTCGTTTCCGCAGGTTCCACGGGCGCGGTCCTTACGGGCGCGCTGCTTCGCGTGGGCCGTATCCGCGGCATCACCCGCCCCGCGGTCTGTCCCGTCCTTCCCACCGCAAAGGGCGGCAACGTCGTTCTGGTGGACGCGGGCGCGAACGCCGAATGCAAACCCGTCAACCTGGTGCATTTCGCGATCATGGGCACCGCTTATGCGCGCGCGAAGTTCGGCGTGGAAAAGCCGCGCGTGGGGCTCGTTTCCAACGGCACGGAAGAGCATAAGGGCGATCCTCTCCATCAGGAAACCTACCGCCTTTTGAAAGAACTCGACTGCGTCGATTTCGTGGGCAATATCGAGGGGCGCGACATCATGGGCGGCGACGTGGACGTCGCCGTGTGCGACGGCTTTTCGGGAAACGTGGCGCTCAAAACGACCGAGGGCACGGCGCTCGCGGTGATGAGCATTTTAAAAGAAGGCATCGGATCGTCTTTTATGGCGAAGATCGGCTATCTTTTCATGCGCAAGGTGTTCAAAAAACTCAAAAATACCCTCGATTATTCCAAGCACGGCGGCGCGGTGCTGATCGGCATCGACAAGGTGGTCGTCAAGAGCCACGGTTCGAGCAAGGCTGCGTCCGTCTGCGCCTCGCTGCTGCAGGCGAAGGAAACCGCGGAAAATAATCTGGTGGGCTCCATCAAGGAACTTTTGTCCGAAGTCGATCTGGAGGCGCTCGCCGATGAAGCCTGA
- a CDS encoding DUF6809 family protein, whose translation MRTIVQQLLRGKPVEMSEEAKKEAEKEKEKYLSLLPQFRALLSEKEFDALKKQMEDYARIDPVICEDYYAEGLRLGVLLGMETVRSASKDNSALEKLFYSGLCHYENFRFSEKLRDLRARQFRDEKFWHTVVQNDLVGEYNDLDRTAAEVYAYGHEEFLYEGFRIGLILGFEAASLLRRENA comes from the coding sequence ATGCGAACAATCGTACAACAGTTGTTGCGGGGAAAACCCGTCGAGATGTCGGAAGAAGCGAAAAAAGAAGCCGAAAAAGAAAAAGAGAAATATTTGTCTTTATTGCCGCAATTCCGTGCGTTATTAAGCGAAAAGGAGTTCGACGCCCTTAAAAAGCAGATGGAAGATTATGCGCGCATCGATCCCGTGATCTGCGAGGACTATTACGCCGAAGGACTGCGGTTGGGCGTTTTGCTGGGCATGGAAACCGTTCGCTCCGCGTCGAAGGACAATTCGGCGCTCGAAAAGCTGTTTTACAGCGGGCTATGCCATTATGAAAATTTCCGTTTCAGCGAAAAATTACGAGATTTGCGTGCCCGCCAATTTCGCGACGAAAAATTTTGGCATACAGTCGTTCAAAATGATTTAGTGGGGGAATACAACGATCTCGACAGGACGGCGGCGGAAGTTTATGCGTACGGTCACGAGGAGTTCTTATACGAAGGGTTCCGCATCGGGCTGATATTGGGGTTCGAGGCGGCGTCCCTTTTGCGGCGGGAAAACGCGTGA
- a CDS encoding GNAT family N-acetyltransferase yields the protein MIEIKQVGSKKDLKAFARFAVDVLYRDCKLYVPSLYADELSVLNPKKNFSLEHCEVRCFLAYKDGKIAGRIAGIVQNKYNEISGRKCIRFSRFDCIDDAEVAKALLAAVEAFGKEKGMDTMHGPWGFNDQDREGLLTYGFDRRATYVTNYNYEYYEKLVKDNGFTDESEWLEYDFTVPEEVDERISRISERIKEKLGVRDLAESMSMKKMVKEYGYEAIEMTNAAYASLDCYVPVEGREVENIFQQFVTIINPRYFSLLVNRDDEVVGMGVILPSVANALIKSRGRLFPFGIFRLLHAISRPDELEMALIAVRPDYQKLGVNSLMIARIMKNIIEDGIHKIESNPELVSNVAVQSQWTSLERRVIKRRKTFVKQI from the coding sequence ATGATAGAAATAAAACAAGTCGGATCCAAAAAAGATTTGAAGGCTTTCGCACGGTTCGCCGTAGACGTTTTATACCGCGACTGCAAACTGTACGTTCCCTCTCTGTACGCGGACGAACTGTCCGTTTTGAACCCGAAAAAGAATTTTAGTCTCGAACACTGCGAGGTGCGCTGTTTTCTCGCCTATAAGGACGGAAAGATCGCGGGGCGAATCGCGGGCATCGTGCAGAACAAGTACAACGAAATTTCCGGACGCAAATGTATCCGCTTTTCCCGTTTCGACTGTATCGACGACGCGGAAGTCGCCAAAGCGCTGCTCGCCGCGGTGGAGGCGTTCGGCAAGGAAAAGGGAATGGATACCATGCACGGGCCCTGGGGGTTCAACGACCAGGACCGCGAGGGGCTTTTGACCTACGGGTTCGACCGCCGCGCGACGTACGTCACCAATTATAACTACGAATATTACGAAAAACTCGTCAAAGACAACGGCTTTACCGACGAATCGGAATGGCTGGAATACGACTTCACCGTACCCGAAGAGGTAGACGAGCGCATCTCGCGCATTTCCGAGCGTATCAAGGAAAAACTGGGCGTGCGCGACCTCGCCGAATCCATGAGCATGAAAAAGATGGTCAAAGAGTACGGTTACGAGGCCATCGAAATGACCAACGCGGCGTACGCGTCGCTCGACTGTTACGTGCCCGTCGAGGGGCGCGAGGTGGAAAATATTTTCCAGCAGTTCGTCACCATCATCAACCCGCGGTATTTTTCCCTGCTCGTCAACCGCGACGACGAGGTGGTGGGCATGGGCGTTATCCTGCCTTCGGTCGCGAACGCGCTCATCAAGAGCCGCGGACGGCTGTTCCCGTTCGGCATTTTCCGTTTGCTCCATGCGATCTCCAGGCCCGACGAACTGGAAATGGCGCTCATCGCGGTGCGCCCCGATTACCAGAAACTGGGCGTCAATTCGCTGATGATCGCCCGCATCATGAAAAACATCATCGAGGACGGCATACACAAGATCGAATCCAACCCCGAACTCGTGTCCAACGTCGCCGTGCAGTCGCAGTGGACGAGCCTCGAACGGCGCGTCATCAAGCGCCGCAAGACTTTCGTCAAACAAATCTGA
- the asnS gene encoding asparagine--tRNA ligase gives MKRTCFKEIYRDVSRFDGKEVTVCGWVRTLRDSKAFGFIELNDGSFFKNCQIVFERENLSNYEEIAKQNVGASLIVTGVVVATPENKQPFEIKAKTIAVEGASSPEYPLQKKRHSLEFLREIAYLRPRTNTFNAVFKIRSEAAFAIHKFFHDRGFVYVHTPIITGSDCEGAGAMFQVTTLEIDKIKGQPDYKKDFFEKKASLTVSGQLNAETFAMAFSNVYTFGPTFRAERSNTARHAAEFWMIEPEMAFADLADDMDVAEAMVKSVIAHVMENCAEELEFLNSFVDKGLLERLKNVAESDFVRLTYTEAVSILEKVKDTFEYPVYWGCDLQSEHERYLTEKVYKKPVFLTDYPKEIKAFYMRLNDDKKTVAAADLLVPGIGELIGGSQREEREDVLIAKMKEMNIDPADYKWYLDLRRYGGTVHSGFGLGFERMIMYLTGIANIRDVLPFPRTVSNLEY, from the coding sequence ATGAAAAGAACTTGTTTTAAAGAGATTTATCGCGACGTTTCCCGTTTCGACGGGAAGGAAGTCACCGTCTGCGGATGGGTGCGGACGCTGCGCGACAGCAAGGCGTTCGGGTTTATCGAACTGAACGACGGCAGTTTTTTCAAGAACTGTCAGATCGTGTTCGAGCGCGAAAACCTGTCCAACTACGAAGAGATCGCAAAACAGAACGTGGGCGCGAGCCTCATAGTTACGGGCGTCGTCGTCGCCACGCCCGAAAACAAACAGCCTTTCGAGATCAAGGCGAAGACGATCGCGGTGGAAGGGGCTTCCTCGCCCGAGTACCCCCTGCAGAAAAAGCGCCATTCGCTGGAATTTCTGCGCGAGATCGCGTATCTCAGGCCGCGCACGAACACCTTCAACGCGGTGTTCAAGATCCGCAGCGAGGCGGCGTTCGCCATTCATAAATTTTTCCACGACAGAGGGTTCGTCTACGTGCACACGCCCATCATTACGGGCAGCGACTGCGAGGGCGCGGGCGCGATGTTCCAGGTGACTACCTTGGAGATCGACAAGATCAAAGGGCAGCCCGACTATAAAAAGGACTTTTTCGAAAAGAAAGCGAGCCTGACCGTTTCGGGGCAGTTGAACGCCGAAACGTTCGCCATGGCGTTTTCCAACGTGTACACGTTCGGGCCGACGTTCCGCGCCGAGCGGTCCAACACGGCGCGCCACGCGGCGGAATTCTGGATGATCGAGCCGGAAATGGCGTTTGCCGATTTGGCGGACGACATGGACGTGGCGGAGGCGATGGTCAAATCGGTCATCGCGCACGTCATGGAAAACTGCGCGGAAGAACTGGAATTTCTGAACAGTTTTGTGGATAAAGGGCTTTTGGAACGCCTCAAAAACGTCGCGGAGAGCGATTTCGTGCGCCTGACGTATACCGAGGCGGTTTCCATTCTGGAAAAGGTGAAAGATACGTTCGAATATCCCGTTTACTGGGGCTGCGACCTACAGAGCGAACACGAGCGGTACCTCACGGAAAAAGTGTACAAAAAACCCGTGTTCCTAACCGATTATCCCAAAGAGATCAAGGCGTTCTATATGCGCCTCAACGACGACAAAAAGACGGTCGCGGCGGCGGATCTGCTCGTTCCAGGCATCGGTGAGTTGATCGGCGGCTCGCAGAGGGAGGAGCGCGAGGACGTATTGATCGCCAAAATGAAAGAGATGAATATCGATCCCGCCGATTACAAATGGTATCTGGACCTGCGCCGTTACGGCGGCACCGTGCATTCGGGATTCGGCCTCGGGTTCGAGCGCATGATCATGTACCTGACGGGCATCGCCAACATCCGCGACGTCCTTCCCTTCCCGAGAACGGTTTCCAATCTGGAATATTGA
- a CDS encoding VanW family protein produces MKRWGKISVLFALCAALWLAGSAFVAPFRYRGGTVDGLELKGLTPAAAERVLRERYVRELQGKKLFVEAAGDEYEFTYPEIGYSSDLAEVLKAARDKKGDYIVSRRFFLLREEETLGGICENYARRAVSARVRFTGDYDKPFEYTEGSGAHFIDFEQLQKDVRRSLETNFSAVVAKTVYAPEACRRADLEKERAKLSSFTTCFSPDKTARVHNIALAAEKINGCILADGEEFSFNGRVGARTESNGFLSAPIILEGDFVEGVGGGVCQASTTVYNAALLAGMEITEQHPHSLRVGYVEPSFDAMVSGKTCDLKFRNTSGKDIYIVCKTTGNSISVGFYGLDNGVKYVRKSVVKEEILPPEQEVVAGDEDKVLRAEKKGLVSEGYLIAYRDGKPVSTRKIRRDKYTAVRGKVQKSEKIVA; encoded by the coding sequence ATGAAACGATGGGGAAAAATCAGCGTGCTTTTCGCGCTGTGCGCCGCGCTGTGGCTGGCGGGCAGCGCTTTTGTCGCGCCTTTCCGCTACCGCGGCGGCACCGTAGACGGGCTGGAATTAAAAGGCCTAACGCCCGCCGCGGCGGAGCGCGTGCTGCGCGAAAGATACGTGCGGGAATTACAGGGCAAAAAATTGTTCGTCGAGGCGGCGGGCGACGAATACGAGTTTACCTATCCCGAGATCGGATATTCTTCCGACCTTGCCGAAGTTCTGAAAGCCGCCCGCGATAAAAAGGGCGATTATATCGTTTCGCGCAGGTTTTTTCTTTTGCGCGAGGAAGAAACGCTCGGCGGCATCTGCGAAAACTATGCGCGCCGCGCCGTTTCCGCGCGCGTGCGCTTTACGGGCGACTACGATAAGCCTTTTGAATATACCGAGGGGAGCGGCGCGCATTTCATCGACTTCGAACAGTTGCAAAAGGACGTGCGGCGCTCGCTGGAAACGAATTTTTCGGCGGTGGTCGCCAAGACCGTGTACGCGCCCGAGGCGTGCCGCCGCGCCGATCTGGAAAAGGAGCGCGCGAAACTTTCTTCGTTCACCACCTGTTTCAGTCCCGACAAAACTGCGCGCGTGCATAACATCGCCCTCGCGGCGGAAAAAATCAACGGCTGTATCCTCGCGGACGGCGAAGAATTTTCTTTCAACGGGCGCGTCGGCGCGCGGACGGAATCGAACGGCTTTCTTTCCGCGCCCATCATTTTAGAGGGCGACTTCGTCGAGGGCGTGGGCGGCGGCGTCTGTCAGGCGAGCACGACCGTCTACAACGCCGCGCTGCTCGCGGGCATGGAGATCACCGAACAGCACCCGCACAGCCTGCGCGTGGGGTACGTGGAGCCGTCTTTCGACGCCATGGTCAGCGGAAAAACGTGCGATCTGAAATTCCGCAACACGAGCGGAAAGGATATTTACATCGTCTGCAAAACGACGGGAAACAGTATCTCCGTCGGTTTTTACGGGTTGGATAACGGCGTGAAATACGTCAGAAAGAGCGTCGTGAAAGAGGAAATTCTCCCTCCCGAACAGGAAGTCGTCGCGGGCGACGAGGACAAAGTCTTGCGCGCCGAAAAAAAGGGGCTTGTGAGCGAAGGGTATCTCATCGCCTACCGCGACGGAAAACCCGTGTCCACGCGCAAGATACGCAGGGACAAGTATACCGCCGTGCGCGGCAAAGTACAGAAGAGCGAAAAAATTGTTGCATAA